The following nucleotide sequence is from Anopheles stephensi strain Indian chromosome 3, UCI_ANSTEP_V1.0, whole genome shotgun sequence.
AACTTTTGAATAATACAAAAGCTGCTCGACGGTGAAAGTTTCGCGCTATTGATACTACGGCAAATGGAAAATCACTTCACACATAATCATACAAATACTGGATGGGGGAGAGAACATATACAAAGAACCAATTTCTCGGTCTCCTTTTTTACAATGTAAACGAAAGCAACCCGAAAAGAAAGCAGCATGTTACGGGCAATCCGCAACATCAACAAACCGGCCCTTTGCTTACCTTGAAACCGATCCGCGGGCCCGAATCAACCCTGGAATGGTAAAACTTTTAGAActcattaaaaaaatctcgTTACTAAAGTTACTTTCCTTCACCTTGTCCCGGTTGAGTAACGGTTAGCTGTAACGGGTGGGCGATCGTTGCCTCCGTTGGATTGGGGCAAAATAAATGGGCTGAGAAAAGCTACCGCGTCAACGCGTTTAGCTCTACCCTCCGGCTCTGGGTGCCAGCCCGTGCAGTGctgcaggtggtggtggttctgcaaaaaaagaagaaataatcTGCATGAAATTGGTTAACGgaataaaaatacatattcAAAGCAGGAGTTTGGGTCTGTACTGGCAGTTCTTAGCCCGGGGGAGcattggtggttttttttgttgctggtagGGATGCTTCTGTTGCTTGTTTTGTCTGTCTCTTTGCGAGGGCACCCAACGAAGGTTATGATAAATCGAAAAACGGTGTATCGGTGTAATGGGTGTTTGCGTTTAATGGGTGGTGTGCGATGGGAAAATTAGGGCAGGCCAATTGCCTACCGGCGATACCTGCACCATCAAGGTTGCTCTAATATTAATGCATACTTTTTTCATTTACCAATACCCTTttcgggtgtttttttattacatttgcAGAGCAGCGTCATCATGTGGCTGTACCGGTGGGTCTGTTTCTTGCTGGGAGGACTCTTAGACATCACGGCCTTTTCTATCAACACGAATAATCAGGTAAGTGGAGCAGATGGAAGAAGGTTTTTTGAAGAGTGTTCAATACGAGCCAGTTGACATCAAATTTGAAGTATCGATTAATCTCGTTCAGCATTTATTTGCGTTAGAAGCTTTATTTAGGggttgattttaattaaaggGTACggactaagcttttttaatttaattttaactgtTGTCACttttaataaacattttttgCAATAGAGTTGTAAAAGGTCCTTGTTATTTGAAGTCCTCAACAGATCAGCTCAAAGGTTACAACAATCGAAATGGATTATTGGGCGCTTCTAATATCTTGTGTGAGAAAGCGAAAGTTGCGAACAACTTCTCTGTCGCATTTCGTTCATTTGGAGGGTCTTaggaaaaaatcaaatcaatgcAGCCCACGAAAAGTTTGCTTTGCATCCAAAGAGGGCCACGAGCTAGCATTAGTTTAACATCTCTGGTCCATAGGATTAAAAGGTCATCCAGCTATAGCTAGTGAGTATTTAGTACAAATAATCGGAAAGGTCAGTGCGTCAAACAATTCGCAAAAGCTGTTAGGCTATGGAACATAATAGGAGTCAGCTGCAACATTAGCTGGAACTGATCAAATGCCATTGAACGAGCCAATTGAGCCAAGTTACGTTCATCTGGTGGATATTTGGAGCATAGCGGATCGAACCTTCTTAATCCTCATTATCCGATCTGTTGCGTCAGAGCTTAATTGAGCTCGTCTGTCTTGCGATAATTTTTCAAAGGACCTAACAAGATGATTTGCAACAAATTAGAGCATCAAGCGCTTGAAGTTTTTCGTGGAAGGAATTTCAAATTGTATCTATTTGGTACGAGGTTATCATTGAATTGTCGTCTAGTTCTACTTCAAAGTACATTGTATAGAATTTTTGTTGGGCCAATACAAATTTCTGTTAAGATCCTACATTTTGCATGAATTGCATTAAAATATGGGGTGGCCGGTTGTAGAAgcgtcttcacacggcagggcaagggttcaaatcccatccagaccgcctccccgtacacagcGTTTATCTtatttgctacgggtaaatcaagtcatagaaagccagaaatggcaggccgagagctttcgaggttgtagtgccaaggaagaagaaggaagaaaaaacatcaaaaattgattttattgagCCTTACTACGTGAATTCACTCTCAAAAGAACTCAATTGAATTGTGAGAGAGCAGCTTGAAagcttattttaattaaaactttagGCAATTATTGTCAATTTTTCGTCACAAGCGGGTGCATTATCCCCAGAAGCAAAAATAATATCCCAGCTTCATTTTCCAGACGTGCGTAAAAATCCATTCCAGCAAACATCTTTACGCTTTGCGGTAGCCCTTCGAAccttaaaaaaaagcatccaaTAGGACACTTTTCAACGCTTCCCATTGGGGAGCAGAGTACACAGTAATGAAGAAGCTCACTTTACACAAAGTCACATTAATTCCGAGTGCCCATCAGACGACACCTGAACGACTACCATCCCCCATCAGCCTGTTCAACGTAGACGAAGATCGTATTTATTGTTCTTGTTCGAGCCTAGCACCATCTTGAGCCGGAAAGCGTAGCGATCGAACTGGAATGTATGGGACACTATTCAATAAAGTATCGCCCCATTGACCATCGTAAATTGTGCACCATTAGCTTGAATGTTTGGTCGCAAATCAACGCAAAACGTTCCTGCAGAATGGTGGGGGGGCGAGTGACCGTGTCGGTTTTGTCGTACGTACCTTGATCATGGTGAACTTTAATCCTGCCGACAAGAACGAATGGCTTCTTGGTACAAAGGTGAAATGTTGAAGTTTTTGTACCGGGAGGGTTTGTTCATTTGTCTTGAGTATGCaagatggagttttttttttgttctgtgtcCCCAGTACAAGGAAGACCAAAAAAAGCTTCTTCTAATTTGTGGTTCAACACGAAGCCGAACTTTGTCCTGTCGGTTTAGCACTACGGGCTCCAAGATCCATGCAGTGCTTTGCTTCAATGGTCGGAAATTGGCGTAAATATGTCACTTTGCTGCCGGCCATAGTTTCCGCTCATGTGCTGGGCGACGTTGCGTTGTCCAgagatttttttcccctcgcTTTTTCGTTTGTTCACTTCACGTCTCATCCAGTCTCGCTGTGGAAAAGCGCTCATgaagagaagtgaaagttatTGAGATGGCCAGgaagtaaatttaaaattttacgatGCCCGGAACCTTACCAAAGGCTTCCGGAGATTGCGTCGGCAATGGgaggtggttgtttttttttcattcttcaaaCTTGTTCATActgctgtattttttttctcgctgtcAACCACTCTGAGTTGAGCCGTTTTACAAAGGACACTGACGATGACGTTCATTTCCTACTTGCCCATGAGTCCCAGTGGCGTTTGATCGGTGAAAAAGAGATGGGGGAAAAGACGAGCTAACTGTTAAGAAGAGAGTTGGATCTCCTCGCTTATTCCAATTTTGCTTCGAACGATATTCTGACCAGACGAAGTTCCCAGCTCAAAGTTGCACCGAGTCCTGACGTGTTGCCGAAGGTAGTCGAAAGTGGTTAGAAAACTTACGGTTCAATATAGATTATTGAATATTTACCGCTTTAAGGGAGGATTATACGGTGCTGTCGGTGAGCAGATTTTGTCCACCCGGGCTTTCTCAGATGCCGTACGGCTCGTTAACTCTGATTGGATTACGTAGCACGTAGGGTAAAATCAGGGCATTGTGAAATGCAATCTATTGTTTTCATGGTCGAGCTTGAGGCCGATGATCCGATGCACGGTTGGCTTGCGGATGACAAATGTTTATTTAACATCCGGTACAGTGCATCGCATAGTTATGCAAATAGTTGCATTTTTAAagtaatcaaaaaaaaaaagatcaacgataaaaatgttttttttcctttccacaaTTCTCCAAAACGaattatttgaatttaaaataagcTTAAGAATttcatttataaaaaaattcaatataatatttttcaaatctACCGTTAAATTGCAAGGAGAGGATAGACAGATGCGTTAATTACTaatttggttggttggatggctagtcttttttgtcattttcaAACCAAGCTAAAAGATGTATTTACTGTGCAAAAAACATTTGTGAATTGATGCTTATATCTTCATATATTTAGAACGAGCAGTTCGAACTAATAATTATCAATACAAATTAAAATCTTCTACTCATTGCATTAATGACATTTTAGATCatgcatgccatttctggcttactagacttaatgatgctacgtagttgaatagttaGTCCatactacgggggaacggttcggatgggatttgaaccttggtgctgttgtttgaagaccggcgccgttgtgtCTAACCCACGGGGCCGCCTTCGGTgaagaaaattatttgaaatgtctttaaaaacaaaattcctCATTTTCCGTTAACTTTATTTGAGTTGCATTTCGATATTGTGCTTTCTGTTTACCCACCAAAAAGCAAACCATTAATAACAAAAGGAGATTAAAAGattgaaataataataataaataaaataaaatgtttcagGGTATTTAAAATAAGTGAAAAATAGTTACAAAGAAatttaataattcattaaacTATGTGTATCTGATATTCATATCTTTATCTAAAACGATTATCACCCTTTTTTTAACGAGAGTTCTTAAAGTTATGGTACGTACTGTACTGTTAGGGACATTCAAGTAAACGAATAAATTGGTTAGCAATACGTAGTGTATTTACTGTAAATTCTAGGTAGACTCTATTGAATACTAATGAGTTTTTCTTGTCTATTTCATGCTCCTGAAGATGTATGACCCACAAATAGGAGTAAATTATGGTAAGTATTCCTCCGTCAGCCCAAATACGAATCATTTAGAGTTTTAAAATGCTCAAAATGTACTCCCGAAGACAGACAATCACCCTCCGATAGTtctgaaatttaatttacaaacGAAGTAGTTTGATTGTTTTCAACGATCATAAAGACAACCAATTACTGAAGATGAATTGCCGGTATTCATCGGCAATCCTAGCTCTTCGGTCCGATCCGTACAGCAAAATTGTTGCTCCCGGAATTGCTTATGTTTTCTGCGAATCGCTTTATCGCATTGATATTTGCGCAAAGGTCTTCAAACGAACGATTCAACATTTCCTTGCACGCATCAATCGTACCGCAAACAATCGTGTACGTGTGTTGATTTTTGCTCTTCCTTTGCAGATAGTTGCACGGTTGGAAATGGGACGTACTATCACGGTGAAACGTTCAAGCTCGATTGCCGCACACAGTGCGTCTGTCAGGTAAGTGGACACGGTTTCGAGCTTgcgagcatcatcatcaacatcatcatcgtgcagcAAATAGAGTATGAAGTGAAGTAGTTCAAGCTTCCGAGAACCTTTCGAGCATCGGGAACGCTGGAAAATTAGAGTTCCTCACAACAATAACCGAGGATTACTGAGCTACACAGTTTTGGTAGAATTCTTCTCAAATGCTTGAGTGGGAGTAAAAAGAAATGAttttagttttcattcttcaatCGGTGATAAATTCAAGACAAAAAAGGGTCAAAAATTGTGGACACAGAAATTTTCCTCGAATCAATACCCACGGACACAGCGAAAGTATGAGTATGAGCGAGGTTCGATGTTTTTCGTAGGTGATCGTTTCACAGCTCGGTAATTAACTGTCCGCCCTGTGATGTGAATGCGATAATTacatttaacagcatttcgaACAACGAAAGGtatcgttgtttttttgcgatGCTTAGCAAAAAGATCCTTTATCCTTCCAGGttctcattttcctttttttccggaaaatgaaccaaaaaaaaacgctaaaGCAGATAAGCACGAAGGTATATTTACTTTAGTCGCAACAGTTCGTTCTTTACCGTTTCTTCCGATTCCGCGAACACATTTTTGCCCGGGAAATCGCTCAGGTATCAGATCATCAAATTTTGTCGCCCATGTTCGAGGGATTTCCCAGCATTTTGCTCCCCAGAGCACGACCCGTGCTGGTCAATCTGATCCACTATCGTTTCGGTAATTTTGCTCCAAATTCAATCAAGCCCTTCCCACAGGAGCGTGTCGGCAGGCATCCGAACCTGGGCGTCGTGGAAGAGAATTCGTTTCAACAAACCCGTCGAACTGTTTGTTGTCTAATCAAACAAAGTTTTGAGCCGGTGTGGGAAGATTGTCCGACGGTGACCGACGGTGCAATGTAAATACGATTCCGGAACGTTCGCAAGGTGGGAAGTTTAAATTTAGGCCTAACctcgggctttttttttggctaacAAGGAACGGTGCCAAAGGATATCGTTTCCATTCGGCGGGTGTCTGTGTGAGAGgccggtttttctttccattcctCCATTTATCCTTCAGCTAGGGAAAACCAATTACTTGATAGTCAATATTTGATCTGATGGCAAGGATTCTTTCATACATtggcgggtgtttttttttctcgttggaGCTCTCCCTATCTCGCAATGGGCGATAATTTATTTCGCTTTATGTTCGCGTTTTTCAAGGAGTGTTTTGCtgtgttcttttttgctgctgcttttctaTTGAATTGAACTGATTGATCTTTGATATTTTTGAAGATggttgtaacaaaaaaaaaaaagagaaacccCGGTTGtaaatttccttttcttccggGTTGAATTACAAATTTTACGACCCAGCTGTTACTAGGCTGGAAGTATTATTGTtggaagcgagaaaaaaacacagaggGAAAATCGGTTTAGTGGGAAATGGGAAGCTATATAATTCGATCACTTTTGTCTCTCTGAAGAATCTTTTTGATatgcttttttacttaatgtTACAGAATGGCCGGCATGCCTGTTCGACGCTGTGTCCACACGAGAATCTGCCGCCACCCATCGACACCTCGATTTGCATCGCACCGAAGCTAGTGGAACTGCCCGATCACTGCTGCCGAGTGTGGCTCTGTGAGCAGCCTGCAACTGATGGTAAGAATGTTTGTTGAGGTTTTATTccacaattttaaataaaacataccaAGTAGAAAGTAGAAGGTTGCTATTTTCATTCATCTCAAGAGTTACTAAATATGTCCACTTTTCGTGCTTCCAAATCTGACAGATAGAGGGCTTCCTTCACTTCAGACTGTTGTATAGTTTTTTCACCGGGTTGATCATTCTCTAGCGTAATCAGGAATCATTCAAACACTAAATAaagattttaatttgttgttgCATTTAACAAATCTTCACGAGAATAAATTCAGAACTTTGAGCAAATGTCCAATAATGATGGGGATTAGGATTTAAAAGGCTTTATTGAATCGCCATTTGCCGATATTTATAAcgaattcaaatttaaaaaagcttataaaaagtttaaatttaaaagttATATTAACATTGTTTTTACTAAAGGATTTGTTCTAAAGTTTTGTACCAATACATGCAACAGAGCTTTACTCAACGCTCAACATGTTTTTTGGTTCCTTATGCAGATGCTCAGCTTTCCCGTTTGACCATGTTTACCGAACCCAACTTCACAGAGCTTTGGCCACATATCGCATCTGATCGCACTATCTTGGCTCGCTTCGGCTAACCATCATCGCTACGGACTCCAGACTCTGGGTGATTTACCGACGTCGCTTGGACATGCACATTTGCTCTGTTCTTATTGTGCTTCCTTTTCCATTGAATCTTCAATgctcgaacaaaaaaatggatatCATTTCCCCACAAAATGGACGGCTTGTATCCCGGGCATGCACAATGCCTTGCATGCGGACCCGACACGCTGTATGCGGAGCATCATTAATTTCGGTTGTTTTCCGTATTGTGTCGTCTGATTGTATGGCGCAATCGAGTTTTTTGgttgccgttttttgtttcgctgtaTCGCTAGGATAGGTTCGGTTGTGGCACGAGTGAGATGTATCTGTTTTGGTTAGGAAGCgctgttttttcctcctttctttTCTCATTGCTTAATTTGGTTATACATTTTTGGTGTACTTTATGCGGTTTCGAAAACGGGTGACATCAGAACGGTAGCGATTCTGTCCAGTGCAGTGTGGTTTATCTCTGAACTCATATACCAGTTGAGCTCGGTTCACGGTGCATTGGTTCAGTTTTGTGAACCACAttcagttaaaaaaaactggcaGGACAAAAAATCTTGATAGACGAGACGGGCACCtaacaaaaaaccccttctggctagacacacatacacacatcgcTGTATTGCGAGCGGTCGTTACATCCGTTACACCGTTGGTACTGATTTCCGGTCTTCCCTTGTGTTGCAGTGAACGCGACCTGTTACAACTCGTCCACCACGCTGTGGTCACCGTGCTCGCAGAGTTGCGGTATCGGGACGTCCACCAGAAACATCACCACAACGCCTGGCTGCCAGAAGCTCAGCACGATACGGCTGTGCGAGAATCATCGGTGCAACCGGCAGAGCAATAATTACTACTTCGCCGCCGGTGACTACGCTGCCGAGGGTAAGCCGGTCGCTGTGCTGGACGCCGGTGAGCGCGGCGAGGATGGTCCAGCTGTGCGGGAAAACGATCGCCGCAGTGTCGCTGGCCACAAACAACGGCTGTACGATGGTGATAGGAGCGGACGCTACGGTCCCAACAGTGTTTCTTTGCTCAGTGAAAACGAACATCGAAGACGGGTAAGTAGCACCATAAGGGGTTTGGTAGGTCACATCCTTCAAATGCTGTCCTGGCGTGCTTTGCGGAAGATAATCTTCCATTGGCTCATTAAGCTAGAATTCCGCGTGCCAGGTTTGGCGTGAAAATTCTGGTGCCGTTTCGGACATTATCTGGCAAACCGGCAATATGGATGAATAATTATCTAATGACTTTCGATCCACTCGTCCTGGGTCGACTCCTCTTAcattgtctctctctctctcacacacacacaaacactgtcTTGCCCGTAATTACACGTGCGGCAGAAGGGTCACGAGTGCCGGAGCATTCAGCGGACGGCTTCCTCCCGGTTACGGCTTGGTCCGTGCGTTTCGCGGAAGCTTTATCGACCAAAGTCCTGCAGCCTGTGCCAGGATTCCAGCATGTGTTGTGTGCCTTCAATAACCACTACTATTAAGGTAAGCGTATGGGAGGAAATCGGGAGGGTTTGTCTGTAATCGATATTATtatttgtaaataaatgtgtacatgtgtgtgtgtgttacaatCTGATCGCATCATCATTATGGGCTAATATTTGTACACCAAAGCGTCCCTCGAGCGTTGTATAATTGATAGTAAATAGCTCCTTGATAGTCTCGCTCGGACTGGCACAACTATGTGTTGTCGGTGGTGGGAGCTTTTGCGTCTAATATAGTTAGAGGCTTTTCAGATAAATTATGTAATTAGAAACTTTTCAGTTACTGGTTACCGTAATATTACCATTTAACTTCTGTTTTGAAGCTtaagcgcctgaaggtatgcaaattgGTGGATATTTCTTGAAATAACAATTCACATGCATAACATGTGAAGAAGGAATCACGATCCAACGAGATTCAGCGTAGTTGTTGTTTAAGCTGTTGAGCGTTATTCGGCTGTCTAATAATCATAAGAAAACTGTTAACTCAAGATCATTCACCTGAAGCACTTTTCCAGTTTcctaaaaatgaaataaaaattgcatactttcaggctatctATGTTCCACGAGCTCTTCCACTATGTTGAAGTGCTACGAGTACTAGATTAAAGACTAAATTTCACTAAATTGTACTATTGAACGTATAAGATTGTACTTAAAAAACCTCCTCTACACAATCGTGGCAGTATTTTATGTTTGAAAATCTTTATATTAtattgaaaagttttccaaaaaaaaaatatattaacaATCAAGTTGACAACAACCAAACAGAATAGTTTCACACTACATTGAATGTCCACCGTAAGCTACATTTGAATGCTATGTCCAAAGTGACATACTAACAGACATTCGATTACAAGTCATTTGCAACATTATCACCATCCTATTCTCATGCCCTCTCATGGTGTTTTGCTTTCGACAGGTTGAGTTACTGTGCCCTTTGAACTCGGGCGATCCGTTCGATTTCATCGAGCACGGGTACGACCTGTGGGACAGTGCGTCTATCGATCCGCTCGACCAGGAGATGCTCCAGTCCCGCCAGATCCACATCGAGAACAAGTTCGTCGACGTCCAGTGGGTGCTGAAGTGTGAATGCGGTCCAAAGGTAAGTAAGGCGTGGTTCTGCCGCGCTCGGTCGGCTGACAAGCTGCatgaaagttttatttttgtgcccGGTTTGGTCTGTACGATTGGCTGTATTTGTCTGCGCTCGCTCAGCTGGATCCCAGAATTAACCGGAAATGAACCTGCAAAGGTATTCGCTGGGTTCGCTTTGATCTATTCGGAGGTTTGCCGAGGTTTTGCCGCTGTCAGACTGCTACTGTCGGGCTTCGGTTACAACGAGCAACGACAAATTACACCATCACGTGGCCAGATAGTTTCACCAACACGGAATGGCTTCCGCTCCCGGGATGGAGTACGCTGATGGGCCGAAGTCCGGCGTACCACAatgtattaaaataaattggtTCATTTCCGGGACAAAGTGTGCTGCAGTGTGCGCCCATCCATTCGTCCACTGCTGATGACCATTTGGGTCATGCAAAGTTTTGCGGGGAATATCTTACCCAgagtgagagggagagagggagagactAGCCAACTCTTTGTGGGCACGAAGTACGTTGTTGGTGTGTCCctggccgttttttttctggtgcgCTTCaggtttgtggttttgttcgCCGAACGCTCGCAAGAGACATCTTGATTGCGCTGCCCGACTAGATAGTAGGTCCCCCTCCACAGATAAGTCTCGAAGCCCTTGAGCCAACCTGTGTTACATCGGTACTGCGGCAAACGAAGCTGCAGGGTGAAAGTTCAAAGGATAACCCTTATGTCGAGAACGGATAAGACAATACGATGAGTACGCCacttagcagcagcagcagcgtcacaGCGTAAGCGGAGAAATTGAACACACAGATGAAATGGATCATTAAGGCCCGAGGCTTTACTGTGGTCGTGTCGtccgtgcgcgtgtgtgtatcggGTAAGC
It contains:
- the LOC118512663 gene encoding uncharacterized protein LOC118512663, with translation MWLYRWVCFLLGGLLDITAFSINTNNQMYDPQIGVNYDSCTVGNGTYYHGETFKLDCRTQCVCQNGRHACSTLCPHENLPPPIDTSICIAPKLVELPDHCCRVWLCEQPATDVNATCYNSSTTLWSPCSQSCGIGTSTRNITTTPGCQKLSTIRLCENHRCNRQSNNYYFAAGDYAAEGKPVAVLDAGERGEDGPAVRENDRRSVAGHKQRLYDGDRSGRYGPNSVSLLSENEHRRRKGHECRSIQRTASSRLRLGPCVSRKLYRPKSCSLCQDSSMCCVPSITTTIKVELLCPLNSGDPFDFIEHGYDLWDSASIDPLDQEMLQSRQIHIENKFVDVQWVLKCECGPKSKNCRPRKSAGHPSRTPDKQQQQQQQRRLSSSDHQPLPTGTAGAEQQSSNSTAYRSEHEARRSQDVTGADHPGGSDPTVDNNDPADYYDGSRTGGPGPVHKHAGHHHRSSVHRRLVHRGPHRRQQQQFGSWNDASSIADGSGELLKRVHRT